From the Peromyscus leucopus breed LL Stock chromosome 8b, UCI_PerLeu_2.1, whole genome shotgun sequence genome, one window contains:
- the Smim6 gene encoding small integral membrane protein 6, which yields MVTLKTIQNDDFWNNPWDVGGLIVIGLFTSTFLFFIIFAIVFGFVEKTLCRED from the coding sequence ATGGTAACCCTAAAGACCATCCAGAATGATGACTTCTGGAACAATCCCTGGGATGTGGGGGGCCTGATAGTGATTGGCTTATTCACCTCCACATTCCTGTTCTTCATCATATTTGCCATTGTGTTTGGATTTGTGGAAAAGACTCTCTGCAGAGAGGACTGA